A portion of the Burkholderia pseudomultivorans genome contains these proteins:
- a CDS encoding LysR family transcriptional regulator encodes MKLHQLRALVAVARSGSIHEAARTLHLTQPAVTRSLRDLEDELGLMLVVRSSSGVTLTDAGRAMLQRAELVVNEVARTEQEMAQLRDNRQGRLAIGMTPLAGITVLPAAYNRFRRAMPDVQLEFVEGSPSQLVEQLKNGALDFALGAGTDAQDFTSVRCVHLETFPMWFAVSRKGKLAGATSLADLQEAEWLHTGPSTEFRAFLAELFERAGLPPPRRVTRCASQTLFYALAVNSDVVTAWTQLALRGDASDTLKTLDLVEQPVARNLYLLFRESAVLTSSAEYFVRCIDDALQAERAQAGKGGGAAKASRRARGG; translated from the coding sequence ATGAAACTTCACCAGCTCCGCGCGCTCGTGGCCGTCGCGCGCTCGGGCAGCATCCACGAGGCCGCCCGCACGCTGCACCTGACGCAGCCCGCCGTTACGCGCTCGCTGCGCGATCTCGAGGACGAACTCGGCCTGATGCTGGTCGTGCGCAGCTCGTCGGGCGTCACGCTGACCGATGCGGGGCGCGCAATGCTGCAGCGCGCCGAACTGGTGGTCAACGAGGTCGCGCGCACCGAGCAGGAGATGGCGCAGTTGCGCGACAACCGGCAGGGCCGGCTCGCGATCGGCATGACGCCGCTCGCGGGCATCACGGTTTTGCCGGCCGCGTACAACCGCTTTCGCCGCGCGATGCCCGACGTGCAGCTCGAATTCGTCGAAGGCAGTCCGTCGCAGCTCGTCGAGCAGCTGAAGAACGGCGCGCTGGATTTTGCGCTGGGCGCCGGCACCGATGCGCAGGATTTCACGTCGGTGCGCTGCGTGCATCTCGAGACGTTTCCGATGTGGTTCGCGGTGAGCCGCAAAGGGAAGCTGGCCGGCGCGACATCGCTTGCCGATCTTCAGGAAGCCGAATGGCTGCATACGGGGCCGTCGACGGAATTCCGGGCGTTCCTCGCCGAGCTGTTCGAACGCGCGGGGCTGCCGCCGCCGCGCCGCGTCACGCGCTGCGCGTCACAGACGCTGTTCTATGCGCTGGCGGTCAATAGCGACGTGGTGACCGCGTGGACGCAGCTCGCGCTGCGCGGCGACGCGTCCGATACGCTGAAGACGCTCGACCTCGTCGAGCAGCCGGTTGCGCGGAACCTGTATCTGCTGTTTCGCGAAAGCGCGGTATTGACGTCGTCGGCCGAGTATTTCGTGCGCTGTATCGACGATGCGCTGCAGGCCGAGCGGGCGCAGGCGGGAAAGGGTGGCGGTGCGGCAAAGGCGTCGCGGCGCGCGCGGGGCGGTTGA
- a CDS encoding 2-keto-4-pentenoate hydratase: MTTTLERVDGAAQHLVAARHAGVPGPLLPDTLRPEDIDTALAIQHRVADLLGEAIGGWKCALPPPGRVIVAPIFASTIRDADAPYRVVGGTPTVRIEPEIAFVLDRDLPARERPYDEADVRGAIREVRLVLEVLGCRYAEPARATKFELLADAQFNQGLCVGPVVPDGLRVPLDAFAITFEGGLTRTIDGRHPDGDPLKPLVWLVNFLASRGDAVRAGQIVTTGSYAGAIDVPLGDALTVRFGELGSLSVTLTA, encoded by the coding sequence ATGACCACGACACTCGAACGCGTGGACGGCGCCGCCCAGCACCTCGTCGCCGCCCGCCATGCCGGCGTCCCCGGCCCGCTGCTGCCCGACACCCTCCGCCCCGAGGATATCGACACCGCGCTCGCGATCCAGCATCGCGTCGCCGACCTGCTCGGCGAAGCCATCGGCGGATGGAAGTGTGCGCTGCCGCCGCCGGGCCGCGTGATCGTCGCGCCGATCTTCGCGTCGACGATCCGCGACGCCGACGCGCCGTACCGCGTCGTCGGCGGCACGCCGACCGTGCGGATCGAACCGGAAATCGCCTTCGTGCTCGACCGCGACCTGCCGGCGCGCGAGCGGCCGTACGACGAAGCCGACGTGCGCGGCGCGATCCGCGAAGTGCGGCTGGTGCTCGAAGTGCTCGGCTGCCGCTACGCGGAGCCCGCGCGCGCGACGAAATTCGAGCTGCTCGCCGATGCGCAGTTCAACCAGGGCCTCTGCGTCGGCCCGGTCGTGCCCGACGGGCTGCGCGTGCCGCTGGACGCATTCGCGATCACGTTCGAAGGCGGGCTGACCCGCACGATCGACGGTCGCCATCCGGACGGCGATCCGCTCAAGCCGCTGGTCTGGCTCGTCAACTTCCTCGCGTCGCGCGGCGACGCGGTGCGCGCCGGCCAGATCGTGACGACCGGCTCGTACGCGGGCGCGATCGACGTGCCGCTCGGCGATGCGCTGACGGTCCGCTTCGGCGAGCTGGGCAGCCTGTCGGTGACCTTGACGGCATGA
- a CDS encoding NUDIX hydrolase has protein sequence MRAIRHGRFRAARKSDSRSGANAPILERLHRNAAVPEPPERVTRRAWIPIRGTDMETDKGVLDAKHERSMPRPDGERYRAALETIERGVTDLRIPASTDWSVAATYLADDPEPWKFSAVLVAIVPRREPTILLTRRSSGLREYSSHVSFPGGRPAESDRTIGATALREAFEEIHLEPDAVRLVGCLPIHKTRKRNHAIFPVIGVVPETARWQAAPAEVDEIFEFPFATLLNPDLPRQYVEGERTGSWYWADQPYDIWGVTAVILKSLAGLPRSVV, from the coding sequence ATGCGGGCCATTCGGCACGGGCGTTTTCGTGCGGCGCGAAAGTCGGACTCCCGTTCGGGCGCAAACGCACCTATACTCGAACGGCTTCACCGCAACGCTGCCGTCCCCGAACCACCCGAGCGCGTCACGCGGCGCGCATGGATTCCGATCCGCGGAACAGACATGGAAACCGACAAAGGCGTCCTCGATGCGAAGCACGAACGGTCAATGCCGCGCCCGGATGGCGAGCGCTATCGCGCCGCTCTCGAAACGATCGAACGCGGCGTAACGGACCTGCGGATTCCCGCTTCGACGGACTGGTCGGTCGCGGCGACCTACCTCGCGGACGACCCCGAGCCATGGAAATTCTCGGCTGTCCTGGTGGCGATCGTGCCGCGTCGCGAGCCGACGATACTGCTGACCCGGCGTTCGTCCGGGCTGCGTGAATACTCGTCGCATGTCAGCTTCCCCGGCGGCCGGCCAGCCGAGTCGGACCGCACGATCGGCGCGACGGCGCTGCGCGAGGCGTTCGAGGAAATCCATCTCGAACCGGACGCGGTCCGGCTGGTCGGGTGCCTGCCGATACACAAGACGAGAAAGCGGAATCACGCGATTTTCCCGGTGATCGGCGTCGTGCCCGAGACGGCCCGCTGGCAGGCGGCGCCTGCCGAAGTCGACGAGATCTTCGAATTCCCGTTCGCCACGCTGCTGAATCCGGATCTGCCGCGACAGTATGTCGAAGGAGAGCGCACCGGTTCGTGGTACTGGGCGGATCAGCCATACGACATCTGGGGCGTCACCGCGGTCATCCTGAAATCGCTGGCGGGACTGCCACGCTCGGTGGTGTAG